The Chamaesiphon minutus PCC 6605 DNA window CAAAAGGCAGCGACACTGCTGTTCCCCAGTTACCTCATTCCCTCTGCCTTCTACCTAAAATCTAAAACCTAACGCCTAACGCCTAAAAATTCCGACATTCGATCGTTACGCACGACATCCGTCTCATGGTTAACTAAGCAAAATAATCCACGAGTAACAGGAAGATTCACCGTGCTAGCCAGAGTTTGGAGTGCGACAATTATCGGCATCGAGGCCGTCAAAGTAGGTGTCGAAGTCGATGTTGCCAACGGCTTGCCCGGAATTACCGTCGTCGGCTTGCCAGATGTGGCCGTCCAAGAGAGCAAAGAGCGCGTCAAAACAGCGATTAAAAATGCGGGATTTGCCTATCCGATCCGCCGCATCACGATTAATTTAACGCCAGCAGATTTACGCAAGGAAGGCCCCAGTTTCGATTTACCCATCTGTGTGGGCATCCTAGCCGCCTCAGACCAGGTCAGCGGTGAGTTGTTAGGGGATTATCTATTTTTGGGCGAACTGTCCTTAGATGGCAGTTTACGCGCCGTTGCGGGCGTGCTCTCGATCGCGGCTGCCGCTCAAAAAATGGGCATTACCGGATTGGTGGTACCCGCCGCGAATGCTTGCGAAGCAGCCGTGGTTCAAGGCTTACAAGTCTATGGCTTGCGAGATCTGGCTGAAGTTGCCTCTTTCCTCAACGACCCCGATCGGTTCGAGCCGATGAAAGTCGATGTCACGGGCAAACTCGCCCAACCCCAGCTAGAGTGTGCCGATCTCCACGATGTCAAAGGCCAAGCCCACGCCCGTCGCGCCCTGGAAATTGCCGCAGCAGGCGGACACAATCTGATTTTTGTCGGCCCCCCAGGCAGCGGGAAAACGATGCTGGCGCGGCGGTTGCCAGGGATTCTCCCACCCTTGAGCTTTGATGAAGCGATCGAAGTTACACAAATTCATTCTGTCGCTGGCTTGCTTAAAGAACGCGGCTTTTTGGTATGCGATCGACCATACCGCAGTCCGCACCATTCGGCATCGGGTCCTGCACTCGTTGGTGGTGGCTCATTTCCGCGTCCTGGGGAAATATCCCTCGCCCATCGCGGCGTCTTATTTCTCGACGAATTAACTGAGTTCAAACGCGACGTGCTCGAATTTTTGCGTCAACCATTAGAAGATGGACATGTCACCATCTCCCGCACCCGTCAGTCTGTCTCCTTCCCCGCCCAATTTACCCTCGTCGCTAGCACGAATCCGTGTCCTTGTGGTTATTATGGAGATACGATCCAGGCTTGCACCTGTAATCCCCGTCAGCGCGAGACTTATTGGGCAAAACTATCTGGCCCCCTGATGGATCGGATCGACCTCCAAGTTGCCGTAAATCGCCTCAAACCAGAGGAAATTACCGATCGACCCACAGGCGAAAATTCGGCCACAGTGCGCCCCCGCGTCCAAGCGGCACGCGACAAAGCCAGAGCGCGCTTTGCAACCGCACCCGGTATCGTCTGCAATGCTCAGATGCAAAGTCGAGAACTGCGCACCTGGTGTCCGCTCGACGAGAGCAGTCGGCAATTATTAGAAACAGCCATCCGTAAGTTAGGATTGTCAGCACGCGCGAGCGATCGCATTATTAAAGTTGCCAGAACCATCGCCGATCTCGCAAACGCCGATAAGATCGAACCCCCGCACATCGCCGAAGCAATTCAATATCGGACGATCGATCGAATGCAGTAAAATCCTCCCATCTAGAAGAATTAGATTGCGGTAAACTAATTCCTAGTCACCCCCCAATACCCGAAACATGACTAACCAAAACCCCGCAGTTCCCGCCCCTGGTTCGCCGCAGGAGAGACGCCAACGCGACCTCCTCAGCAAAGTCAATGCCCATGCAGATCGCTCGCTCGATCGCTTATTTGCAGATATCGAAGAACTCCTCAGCGGCGATCTCGAAGCCGACTCTTCATCCGCCATCGAGCGCGCCCAGCACAAAAACACAGATTCCACCCGCCACTATCCTCCCGCACAATCGCCGCAATCTGATTCTCATTACTATCCCGCCGCAGGATCTTTCACTGGCGCGGAGCCATCATTTTCGGACGATTCGATCGACGATGCACCGCCAACCACCGTACCCAAGCGCAAAAAATCGCTCCCAATTTGGCTGATGGTAGGATCGGGACTTGGCATCACCGCCATCGCCGCAGGCAGTCTGCTGTTTTGGCTGGTAAAAGAACGGAAGATCGACATGCCGAATATCGATACTAGTTGGCTGCCCTTCCAATCTCAGCAAGTCTCGCCCGCAGACGCGCAATTTGCCGACTACATGCGTAAATCGATCGCCAAAATCGAAGCAACAAATCGAGTTCCTGTAGCCCCCGCACCCGCCGCCAACATTCCCGAACCCGCTTTGACAACTCCAGCAGCGGCAAACCCCACTATTACCAACGCTCCTAGCGCGATCGTCACAGCACCAATTTCTGCTAGCCCAGCAGCCGTCACCACCCCCATCGCACTCGTCAAAACTCTAGACAAAACCAATCGTCCTGGTGCCATTTTTCAGATCGACGGTCAAACCCAAACTATTCGTGTCGGTCAACAAATTGGCACCAGCAAGTGGTCTTTAGTGGCTGTTGCCAAAGGCGAAGTCACCATCAAACAAAAAGGCGGCCAAATCCGCTCGCTTGATGTCGGTCAGAAATTCTAGGCTTTAGAGGTTAGGCTTTAGGCTTTAGGTTTTAGGTTCTGGGCATAAAGCTTTAGATGGAGTTGTAAAATCTGAGTACGGGTTAAAATCGAAAGAACCGATCGTCATCTGCACGCTCGTTGGCGTAGCCTCTCCCTCAGAGAATCGAATTTTGAATTCTCCCTATTTTCAATTTAAAAGCCTAAAGCCCACAGCCTAAATCCTTCCACCCTACCCCCTACCCTCTCCCCCATGGGTCTAATCGAAGACATGAACCGCTTTCTCGAAAGTCAGATCGATGACTTTCTGAGTAAAAATCCGCACTTAGAACTACAGGTTATTGGTGCTCAACTAGCCGAACAAGAAGCTGATACCGAGCAGTTGATCGTAGACTTGCGAGCGCAAGAAAAACAAACCGAGAAAGAAATCCTCAATACCGCTCAAGAAATCAAAAGCTGGTACGATCGCGTCCAGAAAGCAACTGCCGCCGGACGAGTGGATCTAGCCGTACCTGCCCAAGAGCGCGTCAATGCCCTCCTCCCTCAAGGCAATCAACTCTGGGGTAAGATGCAAGGTTTAAAAGAGCGCACCGTCAAGGCTCAAGAATTGCTACAGACCATTAAAAATCGGCGCGCCGAAGTCAAAGCCAAAACCACAGCAGCCCAAGCAGCACGTACTCAAGCCGCCGTTAGTAGTAGTAATAACAACTGGGGGTCGGTAAATAATTATACTAGTACCAGCAATTCTGCCGATCCCCTAGATGCCCAATTTCGGCGGTGGGAGGCAGATGAAGAACTTGAGAAGCTAAAACGTAACTTAAGTAAATAGGCTGATTATTAAATAAACCTTTAGATATGATTGCTGTAGTCTGGTAAGATTACTGAAATCATGTCATGGCATCATACATATTGAAGTATGGTGACTGGCCGATATCTCTGTCACTGACCTAGTTGTGTCAGCCAATAGCAGAAAGAGATATCTATAGAAACTATATTAATAGACCGCTATGCTCAGAACCCCCATTTTTAAAAAGTCTCATGTTGGCGATACCATCGCCGGGATTGTCACCGTATTTGGGATCGATATTTTAATCATCTTTATCGCCCTGTTATTTAATACCCTATCACCGATGTTTATGTCGGTAGTTTTTTCGATCGGTGCGATCCAACTCATCTACGTTTTACCATTATTACGTTGGTCGATCGAACGCAGAGTTAAGGGATTTAGTAAAGGCTTGCTACTTGGCTCACTAGCGATCGCAGCTCTTAATGTTGCTTGCTTTTTAGTCACCTACAAATTTTTTAGCGGTGGCGCAAGGTAGTTGATAGTTGATAGTTGATAGTTGATAGTTGTAGGGTGTGTTACTCCACAGGATAACGCACCAATGATTTCACGATCTATCGTTTATTAATTAACAAACTTCCTCGTCGCGTGTTAACGATCGAAGGCGATTTTCATATATTCGGCTTCTGTAATTAATTCGGTAGGATTGGAGACTCGGTCGGGAAATAAAATGCCATCCAAATGATCGAGTTCGTGTTGAAAAATTCGGGCAACAAAATCAGTTAGCTCTTGTCGGACTAACTCTCCATGCTTAGTAAAATATTTAACCTCGATCGCGCGATCTCTTAACACCAAACCGCGCTGTCCTGGTACGCTCAGGCACCCTTCCCAACCTGCAACTAACTCGCCAGATCGAGCGACAATCTCTGGATTTATCATGGCTGTAGGTTCCATCGTCGGCGCGTGGGGATAGCGCGGACTAGGACGCGATGCGACGATAAATAGTCGAATGGATGAAGCAACTTGTGGAGCGGCAATACCAACACCATTGGCAGAATGAGCCGTCGCCATCAGATTGTCAATTAACTCGTCAAGTTGTGGATCGGCAAGATTCGCAATCGCAGTCGATCGATCGCGTAAGATCGGACTACCAATTTCCGAAATCTGAAGAATTTTACTCATGATTGAGAGTACCTTAGTAGCACGATCGAGTATTAATTTGCAGTGGGAATGAACCCAAATAGTTTGGCACCGCCAGCAATAATGGCTACCGCTAAACCAATTAAAATTCCTCTAGAGGTGAATTCTAGGCTATCGAATCGTTTAGATAATCCATCTACCTTTTCGTTGAGAGCATTAATCTGTCCTTCTACCTTTTCGTCGAGAGTATTAATCTGTCCTTCTACCTTTTCATCGAGAGTATTAATCTGTCCTTCTACCTTTTCATCGAGAGTATTAATCTGTCCTCTGAGTTCGGCCTGCCCAACTTTCAAATCGGTAATATTTGTTTCCATCCTCTCAAACCGTTGGTCTAATTTGTTGAGGATATCTCTGAGATCGGTTTCAATGCTGATGGACATATGCTGCTTATGTGGTAGTTTCAGACATTTAATCTGTATCTGTGATTTTACTGGGGGAGACTGGGAGAGGGGGAGACTAGGAGAGATAGAGAGCCTAAAACCTAAAGCCTATCCCCTATTCCCTATCCCATATCCCTTAGTCGTGTTGAATCTTAACTGAGAGCATCTTATCGCCACCTTTAATAGCATTGACGACGTCCATATCTTCAGTTTGACCGAAAACAGTGTGTACCCCGTCTAAATGCGGCTGAGGAGAATGGCAGATAAAGAACTGACTGCCGCCAGTATTTTTACCTGCATGTGCCATGGAGAGCGTCCCTGCTTTGTGCTTATTGGGATTGATCTCACACTTAATCTTGTAGCCAGGGCCGCCAGTACCAGTACCTTGAGGGCAACCACCTTGAATCATGAAATTATTAATGACGCGGTGAAAAGTCAATCCGTCGTAAAAACCTTTTTCTGCCAAATCGACAAAGTTTTTGACAGTGTTGGGAGCATCAGCATCAAAAAACTGGATATTGATATTGCCTTTTTCCGTTTCGATCGTTGCGCGAGTCATAGTTATGGGATGAAAGATAGCCAGACTATTTTAGCGCAGTTTTTGAGTTGGCTCGTCGTTGAGAGTAACTCAGCAACACGATCGAGTGTTAATTTCCAGCAGGAATGAAACCAACTAGTTTGGCATCACCAGCAATAATCGATACAGCTAAACCAATTAAAATTTCTTTAGAGGTGAATTCTAGATCTCGATAATTTTAATTCGATTATCGATCGAGCCATAACTCGATCTGTGAAATAACTGATAGATGTCTGATGATGACCATGTACAATAGATAATCGAGAGAGAGTAGGTGAGGTGGTTGCGAATTCGCTCGTCGAATTCGAGGAAAGTCCGGGCTTCCCAAAGACCAAACTTGCTGGGTAATTCCCAGTGCGAGCGATCGTGAGGATAGTGCCACAGAAAAATACCGCCAGAATTAGGTTTTAGGCTTTAGGTGTTAGGTATTAGGTTTTAGATGTTAGGGAGAATTCCCGATTTCTTGTTCCTTAAAGCCTAAAGCCTAAAGCCTAACTCCTAGATTGGTAAGGGTGCAAAGGTGCGGTAAGAGCGCACCAGCAGTATCGAGAGGTACTGGCTCGGTAAACCCCGGTTGGAAGCAAGGCAGGAGCAAAGGTTGGTCTTTTCCCCGTTCCGTTACGATCCGCTTGAGGTACTTGGTAACAAACTACCCAGATAGATAACCGCCGTCTCGCAAGAGATAACAGAACCCGGCTTACGTCCGACTCTCTTTCTTATTTTAACGCACACAAACGGGAGGTTTCCTCCCATTTGATGCGCCCTTCTCTGTTTTTTGCACGTACAAAATTACTGATGTATCCACGGCGACAACAAGAATTAATAAGGTTGATTATTCAGTTGGGATTGCCTGGAGATACGCAGCTCGACTGGTCGTTATTGGATATTGCGTTGACGCATCCGACAGTAGGAACGCCTAACTACGAACAGTTAGAATTTATCGGCGATTCAGTCGTTCGTTTAGCCGCATCAGAATTTTTATGGGAAACGTATCCTGACAAATCTGTCGGTGACTTTTCGGCGATTCGGAAAGTGTTAGTGAGCGATCGAATCTTGGCGCAACTAGCTGATAGTTATGGATTCGATCGCTATCTCACTCTCGCCGCCTCAGCCGTCGGCGACCCCTCCGGACGCGTGTCGCGCCTAGCGGATGCGTTTGAGGCAGTTTTAGCCGCGCTATATCTGACAACGCACAATCTTAAATTAATCCGACCCTGGTTAGATCCACATTTTCAAAAATTAGCCACCGAAATCCTCCAAGATCCCGCACGGCAAAATTATAAAGATGCGCTCCAAGAATGGACGCAAGCACACTATAAAGCTCTCCCAGAATATCGCGTCCGCGAAGATGCGGTCAAAATCGATAGGTTTCAACGCTTTATCGCCGAAGTCTGGTTTCGCGATCGACATCTCGGTACGGGTACCGGACAATCAAAAAAAGCTGCCGAACAAGCCGCTGCGAAAGCAGCCTATACGCAGTTGATGGAGCAGGCTAGGGGGTAGGCTTTAGGCTTTAGGGATGCGCTGCGTCCCCCTTCTTGACCTAACACCCAAAGCCTAATATCTAACGCCTAAAGCCTAACACCTATCCATTTACAGCATCGATCGAGTATAATGGTAAATTGTGTCTTAACATCCTAAAAATTCCATGCCGAAACTCAAAAGCCGCAAAGCAGCAGCGAAGCGTTTTCGCGCTAGCGGCAGTGGTAAAATCATGCGCCGTAAGGCATTTAAGAGCCACCTGCTCGAACACAAAAACGCCGATCGTCGTCGGAGCCTATCGAAGGCAACTGCGGTTGACGAGACTGACGTACTCAGAGTACGTGGGATGCTCCCCTACTTGTAACTTATCGAATTTCGATAATTTGTAAGATTCAGACACTGGTAGCTTGAGGACTGACGATAGTTAAGTTAATAACTATCTATAATGCCGTAGAGCAATTTTAATCACCAACTAACATCATTTAAATTATGACTCGGGTAAAGCGCGGTAACGTGGCGCGGAAGCACCGCAACAAAATTCTCAAGTTAGCAAAAGGCTTTAGAGGTTCTCACTCTAAACTTTATCGGATTGCTAACCAACAAGTAATGAAGGCATTACGGAATGCCTATCGCGACCGTAAGAAGAAAAAACGCGACTTCCGCCGTTTGTGGATCGCACGGATCAACGCGGCTGCTCGTCAACACGGTATGAGCTACAGCCAACTGATCGGCAATATGAAAAAAGCCGACATCCAACTCAATCGCAAGATGCTCGCGCAAATTGCCATCCTCGATCCGGCTAGCTTTGAAGCAGTAGTCAAATTAGCCGCCACCGCAGCGAAATAGATTTCGAGTGGATAGTGAATAGTGGATAGAGCAATACTAACTATCCACTATTCACTATCCACTAGTTACTTTGCTATGAAGAATAAACGCCAATTTAATCGATTTAAATCTTTATTCTTCGCCTTACTATCGATCTCAATTATCGGTAATTGGCAAATGCCAATTCAAGCCGGAACCCTCAGAGAAATTCAACAACGCCGAAAATTAATCGTCGCAGTCAAAGATAATTTACCACTACTTGGGTCGCGAGATCGATCGGGGAATTTACAGGGCTTGGAAATCGATATCGCCCGTAAATTAGCCACCGAAATATTTGGCAATTCAGAATCAATTCAACTCGTCCCCGTCGCCAATCAAGATCGACTCAAAGTAGCCATCGACGGTAAAGTCGATCTGACAATTGCTAGAGTCACCATTACACCAACTCGATCGCGAGTAGTTGACTTTAGTCGTTATTATTATTTAGATGGCACGGCAATAATTACAGATCGAGCTAACATCGTCAAAAACAGTGACTTAGTAGGCAAAAAAGTTGCTGTACTAAATAATTCCACAACCATTGCTTCGCTGCAATTTACAATCCCCGAAGCAAAATTAGTCGGCGTAAATAACTATCGCCAAGCACAATCGCTACTCGCAACAGGCAAAGTCGTCGCCATCGCCGCAGATCGGAGTCTGCTGCTCGGATGGAGCAAAACCGAGCCAAAATATCGGCTCTTGCCCAATAAATTATCTACCGAAGCCTTGGGCATCGTTATCCCTAAGGGGATGCAATACGAGCCATTGCGAGAACTAGTCGATCGATCGATCGAACGCTGGCAAGCCGACGGCTGGCTCCAGCAGCGGATTAAGTACTGGGGATTGTAGGGGTGGATGGGTGGCGGGCAACGTAAGCTGCTACCTGTTGCAATACATGCTTCTCCACTCTCCATATAGTTGCATCCGCAAAATCCTAAATCCAAAATGGTATGAATTAGATTGCCTGAGAGCGAGTTAAGTTGCGCACTTGCGATTTAAAGACTGCAAATGCTAAAGCGACGACGATTAAAATGCCACCAGTCAAGGCGTAAACGCCACCGAAACCGAGCGGTTTGGTAAATGGTTGGGTGACGATCGGCGATAAGAATTGCCCTAGAAACATTGCTGTCGAAAGACCGCCCAATGCTCTACCCCGCACAGCATCGGGTACGGTAGTACTAAGCCAAACCGTCATGTTGGGCATCAAAATTCCCAGCCCCATGCCCGCGATCGCTAGTCCAGTCAGAACTTGTAGCCAGTTAGTAGATTGACCGATTAACAAGTAGCCAATGCCCATCAAGCCAAAAATTATCGGTAGAAAGGTGATAAATTCCATCCGTTGTTTGAGTTTGCCATAAGTAACTGAAGCCAGCGCGCTAAATAAGGTACACAAGGCGATCGCCAAGCCGCTCTGCGATGGTTGTGCGCGCACCAAAGTTTCCAGAAAAAATGGCAACTGCACGGGAATTAGATAAAAAGCAATTTGACTGAGTGTAGTCAATCCATACACGATCGCCAGCACGGCAACAGGCAGCGAGGAGCTTTGTGCTTCAGACTCTTCAATTTCACGCGGATCGAGAGATCTAGCCCGATCGGGTTCCAGGATAAACGCCATAATTAACGGCACGATCGCCCATGCAAATAGATAAATACCAAAGGGATAGTGCCAATTTTGCTGCGCCAGCGCGCCGCCGAGTGTCAGAAATAATACGCCCCCCAAGCCCATAAATCCCGCCTGTAGCCCCATAAAAGCCGCCCGTGCGGGGCCGCTATAGTAATCGGCAATTAAAGTGGTGGCACTGACCATTACGCCAGCCACAGCCAAACCTAGAAAGGCTCGCCCTACTAAAATTGCAGGTAAACTCTCCAAATAAAGCCCTGAAGTTCCAGCCAAACCATACAAGATCGTCGCGACCAGTAGTAATGGTTTGCGTCCGAATCGATCTATAATCAACCCTGCAATCGGCGACCCGATCGTAATAAATAGGGCTGGCAATGTAATAACTAACTTGACTAGAGTCGTGAGGAGATCGGGATCTGTAATGGTACTGGCAAAGTTTTGTTTCATCGCAGGTAGCGACGGCGAAACCGTGGCACCTGCCATTACTGTCAAACTACTGGCCAAGAATATCGTCAATTTGGTCGTCCAAGCATTGGGGTTCGGCATCAGATCGCTTTTGCGGTTTAATAGGTTTGTTCTAATTCTAATGAGCTTGGTATGGGCACGAGTTAGACTCATAACGTCAGTTGCTGGCTATCGCCAAAAGTTAGGAAAAGGGAAATGGGAAATGGGTAAACGAGCGAACATTCTACCTTGACCCTTTTCCCTCGACCCCTTCCCTTTTTTCATTCAAAACTCATAACTAGCAACTTGCTTTAATATTTACAAAATCCCCCCGTTAGCTTGGATATTTTGTCCTGTCACCCAATGAGCATCGTCGCTTACCAGA harbors:
- the rnc gene encoding ribonuclease III; this translates as MYPRRQQELIRLIIQLGLPGDTQLDWSLLDIALTHPTVGTPNYEQLEFIGDSVVRLAASEFLWETYPDKSVGDFSAIRKVLVSDRILAQLADSYGFDRYLTLAASAVGDPSGRVSRLADAFEAVLAALYLTTHNLKLIRPWLDPHFQKLATEILQDPARQNYKDALQEWTQAHYKALPEYRVREDAVKIDRFQRFIAEVWFRDRHLGTGTGQSKKAAEQAAAKAAYTQLMEQARG
- a CDS encoding transporter substrate-binding domain-containing protein, which produces MKNKRQFNRFKSLFFALLSISIIGNWQMPIQAGTLREIQQRRKLIVAVKDNLPLLGSRDRSGNLQGLEIDIARKLATEIFGNSESIQLVPVANQDRLKVAIDGKVDLTIARVTITPTRSRVVDFSRYYYLDGTAIITDRANIVKNSDLVGKKVAVLNNSTTIASLQFTIPEAKLVGVNNYRQAQSLLATGKVVAIAADRSLLLGWSKTEPKYRLLPNKLSTEALGIVIPKGMQYEPLRELVDRSIERWQADGWLQQRIKYWGL
- a CDS encoding MFS transporter, which encodes MSLTRAHTKLIRIRTNLLNRKSDLMPNPNAWTTKLTIFLASSLTVMAGATVSPSLPAMKQNFASTITDPDLLTTLVKLVITLPALFITIGSPIAGLIIDRFGRKPLLLVATILYGLAGTSGLYLESLPAILVGRAFLGLAVAGVMVSATTLIADYYSGPARAAFMGLQAGFMGLGGVLFLTLGGALAQQNWHYPFGIYLFAWAIVPLIMAFILEPDRARSLDPREIEESEAQSSSLPVAVLAIVYGLTTLSQIAFYLIPVQLPFFLETLVRAQPSQSGLAIALCTLFSALASVTYGKLKQRMEFITFLPIIFGLMGIGYLLIGQSTNWLQVLTGLAIAGMGLGILMPNMTVWLSTTVPDAVRGRALGGLSTAMFLGQFLSPIVTQPFTKPLGFGGVYALTGGILIVVALAFAVFKSQVRNLTRSQAI
- the rpmI gene encoding 50S ribosomal protein L35, whose amino-acid sequence is MPKLKSRKAAAKRFRASGSGKIMRRKAFKSHLLEHKNADRRRSLSKATAVDETDVLRVRGMLPYL
- a CDS encoding TIGR04376 family protein, which encodes MGLIEDMNRFLESQIDDFLSKNPHLELQVIGAQLAEQEADTEQLIVDLRAQEKQTEKEILNTAQEIKSWYDRVQKATAAGRVDLAVPAQERVNALLPQGNQLWGKMQGLKERTVKAQELLQTIKNRRAEVKAKTTAAQAARTQAAVSSSNNNWGSVNNYTSTSNSADPLDAQFRRWEADEELEKLKRNLSK
- a CDS encoding YifB family Mg chelatase-like AAA ATPase — encoded protein: MLARVWSATIIGIEAVKVGVEVDVANGLPGITVVGLPDVAVQESKERVKTAIKNAGFAYPIRRITINLTPADLRKEGPSFDLPICVGILAASDQVSGELLGDYLFLGELSLDGSLRAVAGVLSIAAAAQKMGITGLVVPAANACEAAVVQGLQVYGLRDLAEVASFLNDPDRFEPMKVDVTGKLAQPQLECADLHDVKGQAHARRALEIAAAGGHNLIFVGPPGSGKTMLARRLPGILPPLSFDEAIEVTQIHSVAGLLKERGFLVCDRPYRSPHHSASGPALVGGGSFPRPGEISLAHRGVLFLDELTEFKRDVLEFLRQPLEDGHVTISRTRQSVSFPAQFTLVASTNPCPCGYYGDTIQACTCNPRQRETYWAKLSGPLMDRIDLQVAVNRLKPEEITDRPTGENSATVRPRVQAARDKARARFATAPGIVCNAQMQSRELRTWCPLDESSRQLLETAIRKLGLSARASDRIIKVARTIADLANADKIEPPHIAEAIQYRTIDRMQ
- a CDS encoding peptidylprolyl isomerase, with amino-acid sequence MTRATIETEKGNINIQFFDADAPNTVKNFVDLAEKGFYDGLTFHRVINNFMIQGGCPQGTGTGGPGYKIKCEINPNKHKAGTLSMAHAGKNTGGSQFFICHSPQPHLDGVHTVFGQTEDMDVVNAIKGGDKMLSVKIQHD
- the def gene encoding peptide deformylase; translated protein: MSKILQISEIGSPILRDRSTAIANLADPQLDELIDNLMATAHSANGVGIAAPQVASSIRLFIVASRPSPRYPHAPTMEPTAMINPEIVARSGELVAGWEGCLSVPGQRGLVLRDRAIEVKYFTKHGELVRQELTDFVARIFQHELDHLDGILFPDRVSNPTELITEAEYMKIAFDR
- a CDS encoding alpha-ketoglutarate decarboxylase; its protein translation is MTNQNPAVPAPGSPQERRQRDLLSKVNAHADRSLDRLFADIEELLSGDLEADSSSAIERAQHKNTDSTRHYPPAQSPQSDSHYYPAAGSFTGAEPSFSDDSIDDAPPTTVPKRKKSLPIWLMVGSGLGITAIAAGSLLFWLVKERKIDMPNIDTSWLPFQSQQVSPADAQFADYMRKSIAKIEATNRVPVAPAPAANIPEPALTTPAAANPTITNAPSAIVTAPISASPAAVTTPIALVKTLDKTNRPGAIFQIDGQTQTIRVGQQIGTSKWSLVAVAKGEVTIKQKGGQIRSLDVGQKF
- the rplT gene encoding 50S ribosomal protein L20, translating into MTRVKRGNVARKHRNKILKLAKGFRGSHSKLYRIANQQVMKALRNAYRDRKKKKRDFRRLWIARINAAARQHGMSYSQLIGNMKKADIQLNRKMLAQIAILDPASFEAVVKLAATAAK